A stretch of Megalobrama amblycephala isolate DHTTF-2021 linkage group LG14, ASM1881202v1, whole genome shotgun sequence DNA encodes these proteins:
- the fgd4b gene encoding FYVE, RhoGEF and PH domain-containing protein 4 isoform X2: protein MFEKVRRSVRSAYDVEEFRRTAFRRRSGHNQEMKVRRGSVPDVGCDDTDKSLLRDRTSVLRKTAVYTVSPMPPPPVLPKPKFQCPVNISRGNIMDEEDTLTNITRGRTSAVSKYYRHLDKGVTKTTSDCSTLIDAPVNPERSDSEVLQGDGVFTQVSSQESGWHVWSGWWSEEVKGEGVFEERGTNAEHLLPPSETSRRESALQDHEDETQWQESVLDEETQNMEKDEDKQEQIKELKLYKIANELLQTERAYVTRLHLLDQVFCAKLTEEAGKGAFPVEVVKSIFSNVGSIYTFHSKFLLPDLETRMSQWDSTPRIGDILAQLAPFLRMYAEYVINFDSAMDLLKQWTERSAQFSAIIQDIQSQDVCGNLTLQHHMLEPVQRVPRYEMLLRDYLKKLPENDNDRSQAEKSLNIISMAATHSNTAIRKMENLKKLMEIYEMLGCEEDIVNPSNELIKEGQILKLAARNTSSMERYLFLFNNMLLYCVPKFSLVGQRFTVRTRVGVAGMKVLETSNDDYPHTFQVSGKERTLELQASSEQDKEDWIKAFKETIEIFQQKNETFKSASKEVADEVSKEELGKRAPRWIRDNEVTMCMKCKEPFNALTRRRHHCRACGYVVCYKCSDHKAPLRYDSNRLNKVCKDCYLTLTGRADTEDPVAGKKRGILEIEAAQVSGNSVLCGFLQYSDRTKPCQRVWCVIPQHDALVLYLYGAPQDVKAQCTIPLLGYQVEDVQRSGDHPPTSFRLCQSKSVHCFTADTEEVKLRWLRVIRKAVIGEMPECQTPDVVDLANGCHEGVPDGT from the exons ATGTTTGAGAAGGTGAGGAGGAGCGTCAGAAGCGCGTATGATGTGGAGGAGTTCAGACGCACTGCTTTCAGGAGAAGATCTGGACACAATCAAGAGATGAAGGTCAGACGTGGATCAGTTCCTG ATGTTGGATGTGATGATACGGACAAGAGTTTGCTGAGAGACAGGACCTCAGTGTTGAGGAAGACAGCGGTGTACACCGTCTCACCAATGCCTCCTCCACCAG TGCTTCCGAAGCCCAAATTCCAGTGTCCAGTGAACATTTCAAGAGGAAACATCATGGACGAGGAGGACACCCTGACAAATATCACCCGAGGGAGAACGTCAGCCGTCTCGAAGTATTACCGACACTTGGACAAGGG TGTCACCAAAACTACATCAGACTGTTCAACGCTCATCGATGCTCCTGTGAACCCCGAACGCTCAGACTCAGAGGTCCTGCAGGGAGACGGCGTCTTCACTCAGGTGTCCTCGCAGGAGTCCGGCTGGCACGTTTGGTCGGGCTGGTGGTCCGAAGAGGTCAAAGGTGAAGGTGTGTTTGAAGAGCGAGGGACAAACGCAGAACATCTCCTGCCACCCTCAGAAACCAGCAGGAGAGAAAGTGCTTTACAGGACCACGAGGACGAGACTCAATGGCAGGAGAGCGTCCTAGATGAAGAGACGCAGAACATGGAGAAAGATGAAGACAAACAA GAGCAGATCAAAGAGCTCAAACTGTATAAGATCGCCAATGAGCTCCTGCAGACGGAGAGGGCGTATGTGACCCGTCTGCATCTGCTAGACCAG GTGTTCTGTGCCAAACTCACAGAGGAGGCTGGGAAGGGGGCGTTTCCTGTCGAGGTGGTGAAGAGCATCTTCTCGAATGTGGGATCCATTTACACCTTCCACAGCAAGTTCCTCCTGCCGGATCTGGAGACGCGGATGAGCCAGTG GGACTCCACGCCCCGCATCGGGGACATCTTGGCACAGCTCGCGCCCTTTCTGAGGATGTACGCCGAGTACGTGATAAACTTTGACAGCGCCATGGATCTACTCAAACAGTGGACGGAGCGGTCGGCACAGTTTAGTGCCATCATTCAGGACATACAG AGTCAGGACGTGTGTGGGAATCTGACTCTGCAGCATCACATGCTGGAGCCGGTGCAGCGGGTTCCTCGCTACGAGATGCTGCTCAGAGACTATCTGAAGAAACTCCCGGAGAACGACAACGACCGCAGCCAGGCCGAGA AGTCTCTGAACATCATCTCAATGGCTGCCACACACTCCAACACGGCCATCCGCAAGATG GAGAACCTGAAGAAGCTCATGGAGATATATGAGATGCTGGGATGCGAGGAGGACATCGTTAACCCGTCCAACGAGCTCATTAAAGAAGGACAGATCCTAAAGCTGGCCGCCAGAAACACCTCGTCCATGGAGAGATACCTCTTCCTG TTTAACAACATGTTGCTGTACTGCGTGCCCAAGTTCAGTCTTGTGGGTCAGCGGTTCACCGTGCGCACGCGGGTCGGAGTTGCGGGCATGAAGGTGCTTGAAACCTCCAATGATGACTATCCTCACACTTTCCAGGTGTCGGGTAAAGAGCGAACGCTGGAGCTGCAGGCCAG CTCAGAGCAAGACAAAGAGGACTGGATTAAG GCGTTCAAGGAGACCATTGAAATTTTTCAACAGAAGAATGAAACTTTCAAGTCAGCCTCTAAAGAAGTAGCGGATGAGGTGTCT AAAGAAGAGTTGGGGAAGAGAGCCCCGCGCTGGATTCGGGACAATGAAGTGACCATGTGCATGAAATGCAAGGAGCCCTTCAACGCTCTGACCCGTAGGAGGCACCATTGCAGGGCATGTGGATAT GTTGTGTGCTATAAATGTTCGGACCACAAGGCGCCACTGAGGTACGACAGTAACAGATTAAATAAGGTCTGCAAAGACTGTTACTTAACTCTCACCGGCAGAGCCGACACAGAGGATCCAGTTGCCGGAAAAAAAAGAGGAATTCTTGAG ATTGAAGCAGCTCAGGTCTCAGGAAACAGTGTCTTATGTGGCTTCCTGCAGTATAGTGACAGAACTAAACCGTGTCAGAGGGTCTGGTGTGTGATTCCACAGCATGACGCACTGGTGCTTTACCTGTACGGCGCTCCACAG GATGTCAAAGCCCAGTGTACCATCCCGCTCCTGGGTTACCAGGTTGAGGATGTCCAACGATCTGGGGATCATCCTCCCACCAGCTTCCGTCTGTGCCAGTCTAAATCGGTCCACTGCTTCACTGCCGACACAGAGGAAGTGAAACTGCGCTGGCTGAGGGTGATACGCAAAGCCGTGATCGGGGAGATGCCGGAATGCCAGACGCCAGATGTTGTCGACCTTGCCAACGGTTGCCATGAAGGAGTACCTGATGGTACCTGA
- the fgd4b gene encoding FYVE, RhoGEF and PH domain-containing protein 4 isoform X1, translated as MFEKVRRSVRSAYDVEEFRRTAFRRRSGHNQEMKVRRGSVPGDVGCDDTDKSLLRDRTSVLRKTAVYTVSPMPPPPVLPKPKFQCPVNISRGNIMDEEDTLTNITRGRTSAVSKYYRHLDKGVTKTTSDCSTLIDAPVNPERSDSEVLQGDGVFTQVSSQESGWHVWSGWWSEEVKGEGVFEERGTNAEHLLPPSETSRRESALQDHEDETQWQESVLDEETQNMEKDEDKQEQIKELKLYKIANELLQTERAYVTRLHLLDQVFCAKLTEEAGKGAFPVEVVKSIFSNVGSIYTFHSKFLLPDLETRMSQWDSTPRIGDILAQLAPFLRMYAEYVINFDSAMDLLKQWTERSAQFSAIIQDIQSQDVCGNLTLQHHMLEPVQRVPRYEMLLRDYLKKLPENDNDRSQAEKSLNIISMAATHSNTAIRKMENLKKLMEIYEMLGCEEDIVNPSNELIKEGQILKLAARNTSSMERYLFLFNNMLLYCVPKFSLVGQRFTVRTRVGVAGMKVLETSNDDYPHTFQVSGKERTLELQASSEQDKEDWIKAFKETIEIFQQKNETFKSASKEVADEVSKEELGKRAPRWIRDNEVTMCMKCKEPFNALTRRRHHCRACGYVVCYKCSDHKAPLRYDSNRLNKVCKDCYLTLTGRADTEDPVAGKKRGILEIEAAQVSGNSVLCGFLQYSDRTKPCQRVWCVIPQHDALVLYLYGAPQDVKAQCTIPLLGYQVEDVQRSGDHPPTSFRLCQSKSVHCFTADTEEVKLRWLRVIRKAVIGEMPECQTPDVVDLANGCHEGVPDGT; from the exons ATGTTTGAGAAGGTGAGGAGGAGCGTCAGAAGCGCGTATGATGTGGAGGAGTTCAGACGCACTGCTTTCAGGAGAAGATCTGGACACAATCAAGAGATGAAGGTCAGACGTGGATCAGTTCCTG GAGATGTTGGATGTGATGATACGGACAAGAGTTTGCTGAGAGACAGGACCTCAGTGTTGAGGAAGACAGCGGTGTACACCGTCTCACCAATGCCTCCTCCACCAG TGCTTCCGAAGCCCAAATTCCAGTGTCCAGTGAACATTTCAAGAGGAAACATCATGGACGAGGAGGACACCCTGACAAATATCACCCGAGGGAGAACGTCAGCCGTCTCGAAGTATTACCGACACTTGGACAAGGG TGTCACCAAAACTACATCAGACTGTTCAACGCTCATCGATGCTCCTGTGAACCCCGAACGCTCAGACTCAGAGGTCCTGCAGGGAGACGGCGTCTTCACTCAGGTGTCCTCGCAGGAGTCCGGCTGGCACGTTTGGTCGGGCTGGTGGTCCGAAGAGGTCAAAGGTGAAGGTGTGTTTGAAGAGCGAGGGACAAACGCAGAACATCTCCTGCCACCCTCAGAAACCAGCAGGAGAGAAAGTGCTTTACAGGACCACGAGGACGAGACTCAATGGCAGGAGAGCGTCCTAGATGAAGAGACGCAGAACATGGAGAAAGATGAAGACAAACAA GAGCAGATCAAAGAGCTCAAACTGTATAAGATCGCCAATGAGCTCCTGCAGACGGAGAGGGCGTATGTGACCCGTCTGCATCTGCTAGACCAG GTGTTCTGTGCCAAACTCACAGAGGAGGCTGGGAAGGGGGCGTTTCCTGTCGAGGTGGTGAAGAGCATCTTCTCGAATGTGGGATCCATTTACACCTTCCACAGCAAGTTCCTCCTGCCGGATCTGGAGACGCGGATGAGCCAGTG GGACTCCACGCCCCGCATCGGGGACATCTTGGCACAGCTCGCGCCCTTTCTGAGGATGTACGCCGAGTACGTGATAAACTTTGACAGCGCCATGGATCTACTCAAACAGTGGACGGAGCGGTCGGCACAGTTTAGTGCCATCATTCAGGACATACAG AGTCAGGACGTGTGTGGGAATCTGACTCTGCAGCATCACATGCTGGAGCCGGTGCAGCGGGTTCCTCGCTACGAGATGCTGCTCAGAGACTATCTGAAGAAACTCCCGGAGAACGACAACGACCGCAGCCAGGCCGAGA AGTCTCTGAACATCATCTCAATGGCTGCCACACACTCCAACACGGCCATCCGCAAGATG GAGAACCTGAAGAAGCTCATGGAGATATATGAGATGCTGGGATGCGAGGAGGACATCGTTAACCCGTCCAACGAGCTCATTAAAGAAGGACAGATCCTAAAGCTGGCCGCCAGAAACACCTCGTCCATGGAGAGATACCTCTTCCTG TTTAACAACATGTTGCTGTACTGCGTGCCCAAGTTCAGTCTTGTGGGTCAGCGGTTCACCGTGCGCACGCGGGTCGGAGTTGCGGGCATGAAGGTGCTTGAAACCTCCAATGATGACTATCCTCACACTTTCCAGGTGTCGGGTAAAGAGCGAACGCTGGAGCTGCAGGCCAG CTCAGAGCAAGACAAAGAGGACTGGATTAAG GCGTTCAAGGAGACCATTGAAATTTTTCAACAGAAGAATGAAACTTTCAAGTCAGCCTCTAAAGAAGTAGCGGATGAGGTGTCT AAAGAAGAGTTGGGGAAGAGAGCCCCGCGCTGGATTCGGGACAATGAAGTGACCATGTGCATGAAATGCAAGGAGCCCTTCAACGCTCTGACCCGTAGGAGGCACCATTGCAGGGCATGTGGATAT GTTGTGTGCTATAAATGTTCGGACCACAAGGCGCCACTGAGGTACGACAGTAACAGATTAAATAAGGTCTGCAAAGACTGTTACTTAACTCTCACCGGCAGAGCCGACACAGAGGATCCAGTTGCCGGAAAAAAAAGAGGAATTCTTGAG ATTGAAGCAGCTCAGGTCTCAGGAAACAGTGTCTTATGTGGCTTCCTGCAGTATAGTGACAGAACTAAACCGTGTCAGAGGGTCTGGTGTGTGATTCCACAGCATGACGCACTGGTGCTTTACCTGTACGGCGCTCCACAG GATGTCAAAGCCCAGTGTACCATCCCGCTCCTGGGTTACCAGGTTGAGGATGTCCAACGATCTGGGGATCATCCTCCCACCAGCTTCCGTCTGTGCCAGTCTAAATCGGTCCACTGCTTCACTGCCGACACAGAGGAAGTGAAACTGCGCTGGCTGAGGGTGATACGCAAAGCCGTGATCGGGGAGATGCCGGAATGCCAGACGCCAGATGTTGTCGACCTTGCCAACGGTTGCCATGAAGGAGTACCTGATGGTACCTGA
- the fgd4b gene encoding FYVE, RhoGEF and PH domain-containing protein 4 isoform X3 — MPPPPVLPKPKFQCPVNISRGNIMDEEDTLTNITRGRTSAVSKYYRHLDKGVTKTTSDCSTLIDAPVNPERSDSEVLQGDGVFTQVSSQESGWHVWSGWWSEEVKGEGVFEERGTNAEHLLPPSETSRRESALQDHEDETQWQESVLDEETQNMEKDEDKQEQIKELKLYKIANELLQTERAYVTRLHLLDQVFCAKLTEEAGKGAFPVEVVKSIFSNVGSIYTFHSKFLLPDLETRMSQWDSTPRIGDILAQLAPFLRMYAEYVINFDSAMDLLKQWTERSAQFSAIIQDIQSQDVCGNLTLQHHMLEPVQRVPRYEMLLRDYLKKLPENDNDRSQAEKSLNIISMAATHSNTAIRKMENLKKLMEIYEMLGCEEDIVNPSNELIKEGQILKLAARNTSSMERYLFLFNNMLLYCVPKFSLVGQRFTVRTRVGVAGMKVLETSNDDYPHTFQVSGKERTLELQASSEQDKEDWIKAFKETIEIFQQKNETFKSASKEVADEVSKEELGKRAPRWIRDNEVTMCMKCKEPFNALTRRRHHCRACGYVVCYKCSDHKAPLRYDSNRLNKVCKDCYLTLTGRADTEDPVAGKKRGILEIEAAQVSGNSVLCGFLQYSDRTKPCQRVWCVIPQHDALVLYLYGAPQDVKAQCTIPLLGYQVEDVQRSGDHPPTSFRLCQSKSVHCFTADTEEVKLRWLRVIRKAVIGEMPECQTPDVVDLANGCHEGVPDGT, encoded by the exons ATGCCTCCTCCACCAG TGCTTCCGAAGCCCAAATTCCAGTGTCCAGTGAACATTTCAAGAGGAAACATCATGGACGAGGAGGACACCCTGACAAATATCACCCGAGGGAGAACGTCAGCCGTCTCGAAGTATTACCGACACTTGGACAAGGG TGTCACCAAAACTACATCAGACTGTTCAACGCTCATCGATGCTCCTGTGAACCCCGAACGCTCAGACTCAGAGGTCCTGCAGGGAGACGGCGTCTTCACTCAGGTGTCCTCGCAGGAGTCCGGCTGGCACGTTTGGTCGGGCTGGTGGTCCGAAGAGGTCAAAGGTGAAGGTGTGTTTGAAGAGCGAGGGACAAACGCAGAACATCTCCTGCCACCCTCAGAAACCAGCAGGAGAGAAAGTGCTTTACAGGACCACGAGGACGAGACTCAATGGCAGGAGAGCGTCCTAGATGAAGAGACGCAGAACATGGAGAAAGATGAAGACAAACAA GAGCAGATCAAAGAGCTCAAACTGTATAAGATCGCCAATGAGCTCCTGCAGACGGAGAGGGCGTATGTGACCCGTCTGCATCTGCTAGACCAG GTGTTCTGTGCCAAACTCACAGAGGAGGCTGGGAAGGGGGCGTTTCCTGTCGAGGTGGTGAAGAGCATCTTCTCGAATGTGGGATCCATTTACACCTTCCACAGCAAGTTCCTCCTGCCGGATCTGGAGACGCGGATGAGCCAGTG GGACTCCACGCCCCGCATCGGGGACATCTTGGCACAGCTCGCGCCCTTTCTGAGGATGTACGCCGAGTACGTGATAAACTTTGACAGCGCCATGGATCTACTCAAACAGTGGACGGAGCGGTCGGCACAGTTTAGTGCCATCATTCAGGACATACAG AGTCAGGACGTGTGTGGGAATCTGACTCTGCAGCATCACATGCTGGAGCCGGTGCAGCGGGTTCCTCGCTACGAGATGCTGCTCAGAGACTATCTGAAGAAACTCCCGGAGAACGACAACGACCGCAGCCAGGCCGAGA AGTCTCTGAACATCATCTCAATGGCTGCCACACACTCCAACACGGCCATCCGCAAGATG GAGAACCTGAAGAAGCTCATGGAGATATATGAGATGCTGGGATGCGAGGAGGACATCGTTAACCCGTCCAACGAGCTCATTAAAGAAGGACAGATCCTAAAGCTGGCCGCCAGAAACACCTCGTCCATGGAGAGATACCTCTTCCTG TTTAACAACATGTTGCTGTACTGCGTGCCCAAGTTCAGTCTTGTGGGTCAGCGGTTCACCGTGCGCACGCGGGTCGGAGTTGCGGGCATGAAGGTGCTTGAAACCTCCAATGATGACTATCCTCACACTTTCCAGGTGTCGGGTAAAGAGCGAACGCTGGAGCTGCAGGCCAG CTCAGAGCAAGACAAAGAGGACTGGATTAAG GCGTTCAAGGAGACCATTGAAATTTTTCAACAGAAGAATGAAACTTTCAAGTCAGCCTCTAAAGAAGTAGCGGATGAGGTGTCT AAAGAAGAGTTGGGGAAGAGAGCCCCGCGCTGGATTCGGGACAATGAAGTGACCATGTGCATGAAATGCAAGGAGCCCTTCAACGCTCTGACCCGTAGGAGGCACCATTGCAGGGCATGTGGATAT GTTGTGTGCTATAAATGTTCGGACCACAAGGCGCCACTGAGGTACGACAGTAACAGATTAAATAAGGTCTGCAAAGACTGTTACTTAACTCTCACCGGCAGAGCCGACACAGAGGATCCAGTTGCCGGAAAAAAAAGAGGAATTCTTGAG ATTGAAGCAGCTCAGGTCTCAGGAAACAGTGTCTTATGTGGCTTCCTGCAGTATAGTGACAGAACTAAACCGTGTCAGAGGGTCTGGTGTGTGATTCCACAGCATGACGCACTGGTGCTTTACCTGTACGGCGCTCCACAG GATGTCAAAGCCCAGTGTACCATCCCGCTCCTGGGTTACCAGGTTGAGGATGTCCAACGATCTGGGGATCATCCTCCCACCAGCTTCCGTCTGTGCCAGTCTAAATCGGTCCACTGCTTCACTGCCGACACAGAGGAAGTGAAACTGCGCTGGCTGAGGGTGATACGCAAAGCCGTGATCGGGGAGATGCCGGAATGCCAGACGCCAGATGTTGTCGACCTTGCCAACGGTTGCCATGAAGGAGTACCTGATGGTACCTGA